gCAATAAATTGATTAGAAAATATAGATctaaaaatgtaattgaaacaatgaaAATATAGAATAGTCACATAAAAAAAGTGAAGGTACAATCATACAAgggcaaaaaaatgaaattttggcaTATAAATTGACACTCTACATTGTTGAtgttttatacatttatattgatataacataaaatataaaatatttataacatcaaagctaagttttaaataataacatttccatatataaaataaaactatcTTTATCTGTGCACATCACTCAGCGTGGGTTTCCAGGCCACCCTCCTTGTGCGGAACATCACTGAATCCTTGTGTTCATCACTGCTAATGCAACCTTCTGGAGTCCTAATTAGTAATTACCATAAAGGTTAGaggagataatttttattaattagtgtTCCTAGGATACATAAACTACTGGTCCTTGAGGAGCTGAACATATATAACCATCCTAGGATAAACTATGCATGgccccacccacccacccactaGCAAATGGGTTAATTACTTAGCATATTTAACTTGACGTGCCTTCTTAATTAATATGGATTTTTTGTTTAACCAAATGGGTAATCATAATTAATtcctatatctatatatgttacATTTTTTCAGGCAtttatttagaaagaaaaatccAGCACCATCATCGcggcttatatatatatatatagttaaaagaaaaggtgaaacccatattttttctttataaactTTATGTGAAAAACTTATTACTTCtctgaattttaaatttaatctgttaaatatttaatttctataatttatatttattaattacctAATTCTATAATTAGTATTAAGACTGTAATAGATATGTTATTAAGGAAGTGAAAACAAATCAGGAAAACTCTCAACGATCGTCAATTTACAAACTCACCAATATATAAGTTGTGGGTCGCCGACCATAGCAAAGAAAATGGGCAAGGGTGGGTCACTAGTTGAAGTAAAGAGGAAGGGAAATGGTGAGTCGGTCGCGAGTTGTCGGTTGGAGtaaagaggaagaggaatgaTAGGTTTGTCATAGATTGCTGATCGAATAAATGGGAGGGTGGGTTGGTTTCAACTTACGGGTCACTGATCGAAGTAAAGAGGAAATGTTGGGATCGATTGAGATGACAATAGCTGAGGGAGGACTCAATTCTTCCATTCGAGTCAATGAAAGATAATAGATAGAGCAAAGATGATGGCTAAAGGCGTAGAGGAAGACGAAATGAATTATTAGTTCACTTCAGTTCTTTTATTATTCATTTcttatgtttttcttatttttagctCATTTTgagtattattttaaattatgctAGGCAGTTAGTAGATGTAGATTATAAATGTTAAGTATTTAATAAGTTAACTTTAAAGCTCACGTACGAAGTAATACGCCTTTGATGCAAAATTTAGGAAGAAAGATATGAGTTTGGGCTAAAGAAAATGCTTATATGGTATCATTCTAATGGCAGTTAATTTCTCTAAAAAATTGTTTATAGAACTAACTAGCACATAGGGAGAGGGCAAGAAGTTAATTGAATGGCCATTAAAGCCTTCTCAGTGTCCAATGAGAAGCATTTAGAATAATCTTTACGAATTAGTctcttgcatatatatatagtttaatttaatGTTAATGCTATTATCATGTTGCAAAGAGGGAGAGGGTTCTGTCTTTGATATTCTCGTTCTAAACATCTAATATTCTCGTTGCAAACAAAGGTGTAGTTTGTCACCTTTTGCTTCTTTATATGGTCTATTCTATATATTCCGCCTTCTGTTCCTCTCCAGAGCTTCAACACTCCTCGGGCTCGGAgaaggggggagagagaagCGAGGGAGATAGGGAATCAGCTTAAGCTTGTTGATGAGATGACGGTTAGTCATTTGACAGTCATGACCCTGGAATGCGCCTCGTTGTCCATGACTAGCTCTCCGGCTGTGGCAAAGGACACGATCAGAGAACCCAACGCTCTCTGCCGATCCATCTCCTCCAAGGACCTGTGCCGACGAACCAGAATGAGAAGGTCATATTCTGACAACCACATTCATGCCTCAGCAGCACGGCCAAAGCTCAGAAACAGCCGCTCCATTGGAATATTCAATTTCCAATTCTCAAGCTCAATCATCCCAAATTCACTTCCTTCGTTTCTAGTTGATCCAGAGATGAGCAAGGAGATGAAGACGAATGAGAGCAAGGAGATGGATGTGAGGTTGGAGAATTCACTGGAGGGCAGTGACAGTGAGACGGAGACGGAGACAGAAACAGGGAAGAGAGCGAATTGGATCGAGAGGCTGTTGGAGATTCGAAGCCAATATTGGAGAGAAAGGCAACAAAAGCACAGCATAGATGACGACAGAGAGCCTGATCAGGATTGCGGCGAAGACAGAGATGAGGGTGGTTGTGAAGTAGATTATGACGACGAAGAGGATGAAAGCAAGATGAGTATTGATTGTGAATCGTTCTCGCGGTTGTTGGTTCGCGTCTCCAGGCCTGATGCCAAGGTTTTCTCTCGGCTGGCCGCCCTATGCAACAAGGCTTATGCGATACCGCAGATAAAGGTACACTTCGTCTTTACTTGGGGCCTGACCCGACAAATCAAGGGAAGTAATTTGGTTCACTAATTAATGTGCAGGCCATGGATTTAAGAAGATCTCACAGCCTAATCCTTGTAACATCGTCCTTGGAGAAGAAAGCAAAGGCAGCtatcttgaaagagaaattTGATCAGGATTCCACTACTTGTGCACCCGTGGCTTCCTCTGATGCCACCAATGAATTGGATCACAAGAAGGCTGCAGAATCTGAGGAAAAGCATATGAACCCTGCAGCTGCATATGAGATTGCTGCTTCTGCGGCATGCTTTGTCCATTCTCGCGCCAAGGACCCTTTATCGGTTGGTTCTGAAGCCAAACAAAAAGGGGAGGATACAGCTTCAAACGATGATGAAGACCAACAACATCAGGAAGAAAGCTCTACCCCTCGAGTATATGAATCGGAAGTGGCCGCTCAAGTGGCAGAATCAACAATTACTGTAGTGGTTGCTGCAGGCGAGAAAGAGAAGCAGAAGGCAGCTAAGGACCTTCAATCACTGCATTCTTCTCCCTGTGAATGGTTCGTTTGTGATGATCCAAGCACGTACACTCGGTGTTTTATCATCCAGGTAAGGCGATTCGTTATGTTCTGTAACACCAATGTCCAATAGCTCTTGTATGGATTTCCttagatacatatatatctacCCAACAAACTGATCAGTTACTAGCATTTTCTATCATATATATGGAATACCATGATACGAGAGATTTGTCAAATGCTTGACCTTTCTAGTTGTTCATGATTTACAGGGATCGGATTCTTTATCATCATGGCAGGCGAACCTCTTCTTCGAACCTACTAAATTTGAGGCAAGCATTTATATACTGCAAGTGTACTGAAACCTTCCAGCATTTTACTTCAGTAGAGAAACTAAATTACAAGAACCATTCACAATTCTATATATTGGTCTTCATTGCAGGGGACGGAAGTGCTTGTTCATAGAGGAATTTATGAAGCTGCAAAGGGAATATATGAACAGTTCATGCCGGAGATTATGGAGCATATGAATCGACACGGGGAGCGTGCAAAGCTTCAGTTCGCCGGCCATTCCCTTGGGGGCAGTCTCTCACTCTTAGTCAGCTTGATGCTCTTAACAAGGGAAGTTGTTAAGCCCTCTGCTCTCCGACCGGTTGTCACCTTCGGTTCACCATATGTGTTCTGTGGAGGTGAAAAGATCCTTGATGAGTTGGGGTTGGATGAGGACCATGTTCACTGTGTGATGATGCATAGAGATATCGTCCCCAGAGCATTCGCCTGCAACTACCCCGATCGCTTCGCACAGCTCCTGAAACGCCTCACTGCCAAGTTTAGATCCCACCCATGCCTGAACAGGAAGGTAAGAATCAACCCCCCCTTGACAAGCTTTATGTATAAATCACATCTTTCATCTCTAAAGCCTATAGCTagttctaattaattaatttccctttcATATTTGATACTGATCCATACCATTCATGTTGTTTATATATGCAGAAACTGTTGTACTCTCCTATGGGTAAACTGTTCATTCTACAGCCTGATGAGGACTCTTCTCCACCTCACCCTATGCTTCCTCCCGGAAGCGCCTTCTACATGCTGGAAAATAGCCGATGCAGGTTCGCAAAGAGTGCGATCAGGGCCTTCCTTAATGCTCCCCACCCTTTAAAAACTCTAAGCCACCCTACAGCCTACGGTTCAGAGGGCACAATAAGAAGAGACCATGACTCAAAAAACTACCTAAAGGCTGTGACTAGCGTCCTAAGGCAATGCCCAAATGGGATTGCAGTCAGGAAGCCAACCCAAGAAAGAAGCTACTTGTTGCCAATCTTGACGTCGCAATCGCCACATGCATGGAGCCATAAACATAATCTCGAAGATCCCAGGCTGGAGGTGGTGACCGGCGCCTGAACCGACGTTCCTCTGGAAGGATTTTATAGGTATAGAAtttataagtaaatatatatatatatatatgttcataaGATCTCAAGTTCGTGAGAGTATacaattattatttcttttcacCTTTTTTGGTCATCTGTTTCATGTAAATTCAGCCTGAAGATTGAACTTCTTGCTGCAATCTGTATCTATATGTCATTTATCAACTTTATGGAGGTACAGTTACTAATAATTTCAATGGAATGTTTTAACATATtatcaaaattgtgaaaattccTTATGTGCTTGAGACCCCTTTTTTTAACTATGACGCGTATAAAAAAGGCTTTTTAGTTGattatatatgcacatatatatatatattatactttttcctttatgtttGACAATTTTACGGACAAACAATTGTTATAAACTTATATATTacacacaaatttataataattttacccaAATTGCTAATAGTGttacttaaaattaacaataaatttattaactacTATGCACTATAGTTAATTATAGATTAAATGTTATGAACTCGTGTATGTGATCAATATATAAGAATTATTATCAAACTCATTTGTGGGCATAGCATTTTGGTtactataataaaaattattggcCAATCATCATAAGGCATACTGAGGCTTTTGTCAAATGAtagaacaataataatataaaataaataaaaaaattaataatatttatctaaaataatGAGATTAAGGGTAAACATTCGGTTAGTTTAGTTATAAAACAGATTAAAATGCTAAAACCAAATAGACTGAAgtggtataaaaaattaaacaaatcaaacacataaaaaaaatcgaacaaatCAAGAAtagaataaatacaaaagaatcaaaccgattgaaaaaatcaaaaaaataaattttttgggtcaatttagttattttaatttttttgttcaatATCAAAACTGAATCAAACCTAACCGAAGtaattaaaattactaaatttgataatttgacTTGACTTTTACCTTAAACCGAACCAAatcaacaattttaatttaattattttaaataaattgaaccCTTGTACACGGCTTAAATGAGATGGCAAACTTAAGGCTtatttgttgcagcttaaaagttaaattttttagcttCTAACTTAAAAAAAGTGAGTATGTAgtatttgttttagtttttagaattatagcttatagcttctactagtttttagaaggggtagaagctgactttttcaaaactgggataccccagcttttacaacttttgattaaacagttacatttttttgacaattttgctcttgtttttaacaaaaaattactcTTTTGTTCACACAATCagggtttttcttctccaccaccatttctattttcaaatctcttcttctcattcgccatctccctttctctctttacattaattaattttttataacatttgaaacttatacatatacactaattaatttttaaattatcattctataactattaagggtattatggacaattatacaaaaataagttattttacagtttatggtatcaaacaccacaactgttTAACTAAAACTTCGAAGAAGTTATAACAAataagttcacaacttattctaagttttaaaagctataatataagaaattagaagttataatttctttaattaaaccGCAACAAACGGGGCCTTAGTGTATGAGATAATGCTAAAATTGGTTACAATTTACAACGGTACGAAACTTGAAATGGGCCGAATTACAGGCCCAAGGATGGGTAGTTGGGAAGTTAGTTGGCCCAATCAAAGGAAATTGCAAAATTATGATGAAattgcaaataataataaacagaTATAGTAGCATGATGATATGATGCCATTAATTGTTTTAAGGAAAGTAATTAAAATGAAGTAGTTAGTAGGAGTGGCAGTAGTATTTATTTCCAAGGTGTCACTAATTTTCCCCTGATTCTGTCTATCTTCATCATTTGCCTTTATATCCTTGAAGAGACACAAGGCAAGGCACTTTTCATTTCAAAAAcctcttctctcttcctcttcctcttctctcttctGTCTATCTCTCTGTGCGCAAAGGAGAAATCCCTAATCCCCAcccgattgattgattgattgattttgcTCTTTCCTTGCGGAAATCCGATTCATCTTTCTCACCGATTTTCCTTTCCTCTCTTCGCCTACTCTGCCCCCTCAAAATCGTCGGATAGATGCTTTTTCCTTGTTATTCTCCTCCCGGTTCGTTGACGACTCGACATTTccggttttagggtttttcgtACTCCCCAATTGCTGGGTTTGAATTTGACCGGCCTCTGTTTGGGGCTTGTTTAGGGTTTTCGATATCGTTTCTAGGGTTTATATTTCTTCGGAAATTTGTTCTTGAAGATTACGTTTTGGATTTGGAAAGTCGGTGCCTGGAGTTTGTTTGAGGAAGACGTGCCCACTTTCGGTTGATATTCAATTTGCATGATCTTGTCAATTTGGTGGGAGCGTGTGTGGGTTTTCTGTATATCGGTCTGAAGTGAAGTTGAAGTTTCCGTTCTGGGCAGTTTGAAGATTATCTGGCAAATAAAGTCGTAAGGGTTTCTGGGTGGGTGTTTGTGTTTTGGGGTTGCAAATAGTGTGGTTGTTTGAGAGCAATTGGCCTGAATGGGCGAGCATGAGGGCTGGGCACAGCCAACTGGCCTAGTGCCGAATGGCCTTTTGCCCAATGCAGGTCCGCTGATCCGAGTCCTCGACTTGGACCGATGGTTGAAGGCTGAGGGGAGAACTACAGAGCTTATTTCCTGCATTCAGCCCAACCGGCCGTCCGAAGAACGCCGAAATGCTGTTGCTGATTATGTGAAGCGCCTCATTATGAGGTGCTTTCCCTGCGAGGTGATGCCATCAATCTTCCTCTAatgttcttattcttctttatctcGAGAAACTGAGTTTCTTGATTATGATGGCTGTTCAGTTCTTTTTTGGGGGCAATGTACGGGCATCCATATATGAGATAAAACCTGCATCATATCATGCTAGGTTCCACTAGTATTTCTAAATAAGCCCCTTATGAACATTATGCTCAGAGCTGCTCACCATGGAAGTTTCCATAACGATTAGATTATATTGCCCGTAGTTACTACTTTCTAGGAAATGGCTAAAGCCCGAGCAATACCTGTTCTGGATGATTGTACACCTGTTTGGGACCTATATCTGGATGATTGTacacttttttttcatttcaagaCAATAAAGTTAACACCCTAGCAATATCCTAGCAATACAGAGTAATTTCCCCCCATGCTTCCTTGCTTTGTCTTGGGAGCTTGTGGAAGGACGAGGAAGAAGTTgtaaaacaaaatgaagaaggTGAAGCTAAACTTATTTACCTTTTTACTTGTTATGTAGAGAATGAGAAGCAGATAAATAGATCTTTGtccaaattctcaaaaaatatgaacttataaatatattgatTTTCCTAGGTTTTATGAGAACTTGTAGTTCCAAATGTTGCATCCATGTTTTtctaatcatcatcatcatcatcatcatcaactgtaCCTTTTTCTAATCAAGTTAGGGTCAGTTGCACAATATTCATAAGGTCAAATTGACTATTAAAAGTCACgctgacaatacaaatccactGAAAAGAATCTAAAAAAAGAATTGTCTTTTAAAAGTCACGtggacaatacaaatccatgcaaacaaatctaaaaaaaaaaaaaaacaaaaattgactTTTGATAGTACAACTTCTTAAAGAGGAGGCAATAATGCGTTTAAGGGCTTTACCATCAAGGATGCATTTATTACGTAGTTAttgcattattaatttaaattaaaaaacctCAAAAAGTAAGTAGTTGCTTGGAGAGATTTTATCAACTTCTTTGAGTAGCTTATGACCTCATTTTCTGTGGCTTTCAGTTATTtggatttctctctctctttttttttttgggtcttgaaattttaagaatttgaaTTCTGTTGTAAAACTACAATTAAAACATTATCAGGCActtaatgttttctttttaaagtcttgtaataaaaacataaagcagaaaaataacatttttatcaCAAATTCATACATTATTTTGCCTAAAGGCTTTTACATTGCATTCAAATTTTGCCATAAGGTTTTGTTCGCATGCTTTAGCTCTCAGAAGTTGGTAAAGGTAAAAAGTGAGAAAGCAGAAAGGATGTCCTTTAAAGTTGTGAGATTCGTGTAAGTTGCTGGatgaatttctctctctctctctctctcttggttgAGGTAACTGCATTAGATACAAATGAAAGTAATTGGTGGGTGAATAAATGATTACATTGTTTGAAATGGTGAGACCAAATTTGCATCCAATTACAATAAATTTGCAGTTGGTAGTCCTTGTTTTCAGATTTTCTTACATGTTAGTGAAGCTGGAAAATTCTCACTGTCTTTATGCAAAAACGCATTTAACACGCTTCTGCTTAATTATCTGGGTCAGTATGTTGGACAAATATGCAGTGTTCTCTTTCAGTATTGTGTTGTTAATGCTTGGTAATTCTAATTCTCTGTAGGTTTTCACTTTTGGGTCTGTGCCCCTCAAGACCTACTTGCCTGATGGAGACATTGACCTATCAGCATTTAGTAACAGTCAAAACTTGAAAGACACATGGGCTAATCAGGTACGCGATATGTTGGAACAAGAGGAGAAGAATGAAAATGCTGAGTTTCATGTAAAGGAAGTTCAGTACATTCAAGCAGAGGTATGACATCATATTTACCAATCACTTGTGCAGATAAACTTAAAAGACTGGCAGAATATTGGAGGTTTTCTTGGAGATACTCAtttgttgttttaaatttcaatcaaataagGCATTCTTAGCTTTGTGTCTAACTTACTGGACATGATAGCTGACCATTCCAATGATGCATTGGTATATAAGAAATGACTCTCCCTTGAGCAGGAGATAGAGGTTCTTAGACAAACTATGTGATGGAACATtaccatatcaattatcttcattcactgtCATTTCATGAaactttttaatatgaaaatggTGTTGCAACTTTATCTCAACATTCCCTCACCAGAGGGTTGTGTCAGAAGAGCATCTGATAcaaaaattttgccacattgttcttttgcatgaatATTATTGTCAatatgacttttagaagtcaattgacaatATGAATGTTGTGCTActgaccctaacttggttaggatatgGTGTAATTAATAATGATGATAGAATATATGCTTAGGGTAGGATCTGTGGTTGGTGCAGTAATTGCTCGGGTAGGCTTCAACAGTAGCTTCATGCAAATATGGCTGAGTTTAGTCCTGTATTCCCTTACATTTGAGGTGAGTAACATTGGGTAATGGCGTCCCCACTTCCTAAAAATATGTTCTGGCCTCATGCTTCAAGGACCTATGAGGTAGAAGAAGGCATATAAGCTGTAATCGGTTGTCATTGCCTTGATCCCTTTAATTTACACACATCGATTTAGAATGTTGGAGGAGGCTTACATGCTTTccagattaaaaaaaaaaaattgtgtcttGCAGTTAATTTTCTATGCTAAAGGTTGTTGGGTTGTACAAAGCTAGGTAATGACCTTGGAGTGTGAATGGGTACAAATGCTTcctttgtgaaaaatattttggtagTGGTAGGGCTTCCAAAGCATGCACATatattctcatatttatctatttataaaatataatttctgataaatttgaatttatttacaGACATAGGAAAGGATTTATAGTGAGATTGACactttgtgagagagagagtctaGTGGTCATGGAATGGAGAGTCCcttctgttttttattttacatggAATGAGGTTGTAGGTTGTTGTAGCCATAATAATGAGTTGACATATAAGGATAGTAATTTGACAAGAATGTGGATTCTAGACTCAAATCCAATACTAATATGGTAGTATGTGATTGCACTAGTTGGGTATGGGAAGTTTAGCAAAACTCGACATGGATTAGAGCTTCAAGGGTAAAAAAGATGACCTCCCCGAACCTTTTGTAGCTTGGAATTAGGATgctgtttttattttctctgttatattttattaacaagagtaaaatattcttttttgaaAGACTAAAATTTCGTACTAGTTTTTTCAATGTGAAAGGGATGAGAATATCTAATGCAGGAGCAATATAGTAGAAAACAATAAATGGGTATGAGATTTTCAAGAAAAACTTGATACTGGCATGGGGGAGAGTTTACCTTTTTGAGTCACAGGGGAGTTAAGAGTTTGCCAACATGTCCTATACTCTACCATTAACCCATTGCCATCTTTGTCGACAGAATGCGATATTAATGTTTCTTTATATTATTCTCTTATAAGCTCCTTTGGCTGGCTTTGTCTTCATTTTTATCATTCTTAAGGTTTGGTTTTTACATGAAATGCCAAAAGTCTAACCAAAAGcctaaaaaggaaaataaaaaataaaatttatttt
The Diospyros lotus cultivar Yz01 chromosome 12, ASM1463336v1, whole genome shotgun sequence DNA segment above includes these coding regions:
- the LOC127787671 gene encoding phospholipase A1 PLIP1, chloroplastic, translating into MTVSHLTVMTLECASLSMTSSPAVAKDTIREPNALCRSISSKDLCRRTRMRRSYSDNHIHASAARPKLRNSRSIGIFNFQFSSSIIPNSLPSFLVDPEMSKEMKTNESKEMDVRLENSLEGRKRANWIERLLEIRSQYWRERQQKHSIDDDREPDQDCGEDRDEGGCEVDYDDEEDESKMSIDCESFSRLLVRVSRPDAKVFSRLAALCNKAYAIPQIKAMDLRRSHSLILVTSSLEKKAKAAILKEKFDQDSTTCAPVASSDATNELDHKKAAESEEKHMNPAAAYEIAASAACFVHSRAKDPLSEESSTPRVYESEVAAQVAESTITVVVAAGEKEKQKAAKDLQSLHSSPCEWFVCDDPSTYTRCFIIQGSDSLSSWQANLFFEPTKFEGTEVLVHRGIYEAAKGIYEQFMPEIMEHMNRHGERAKLQFAGHSLGGSLSLLVSLMLLTREVVKPSALRPVVTFGSPYVFCGGEKILDELGLDEDHVHCVMMHRDIVPRAFACNYPDRFAQLLKRLTAKFRSHPCLNRKKLLYSPMGKLFILQPDEDSSPPHPMLPPGSAFYMLENSRCRFAKSAIRAFLNAPHPLKTLSHPTAYGSEGTIRRDHDSKNYLKAVTSVLRQCPNGIAVRKPTQERSYLLPILTSQSPHAWSHKHNLEDPRLEVVTGA